Within the Streptomyces sp. YIM 121038 genome, the region ACCTCCGCCGGGAAGAGACGGCCCGTCAGGTCGCCCGGCAGCCGTCCGAGGAGCGTCGGCCCGAGCGCGATGCCCGCCGCGATCTGCCCGATGACGGCGGGCTGGCCGCAGCGGCGGGCGAGCGCGCCGAGCAGCCGGGACGCGACGACGATGAGGGCGACGTCGCCGATGGCGACGGTCGCGATGGATTCCGTGGTCATCGCCGCGGCCGCTAGGGTGCCGCGGTCCTGTCCATCTCCGCCACGAGGCTCTTGGGCCGCATGTCCGTCCAGTTCTCCTCGATGTACGCGAGGCATTCCTCGCGGCCCGCCGCCCCGTGCGCGGTGGTCCAGCCGTCGGGAATCTCCGCGAATACCGGCCACAGCGAATGCTGGCCCTCGTCGTTGACCAGGACGAGGAAGCTGCCGTTCTCATTGTCGAAGGGATTGGTCATGGTTCAGTCCTTTCGGGAATTCCCGTGGATCCGGAGTGTTTCGGTGACGACGCGTCCCACGTGTGACAGGGGACCGGGTTTGAGCATGTCGTAGTGGCCGGCGGAAATGTCGTACGGCCGTACGGCGCCCTGGACGTACGGCCGCCAGCTGTCCGCCGCGGCGGCGGCCGGCAGGTCGTCCGGGCGGTCCTCGGTCGCGACGAAGAGGAGCAGGTCGCCGCCGAAGGGGCGGGGGGTGTGGGTGGGCGTGAAGGCGGCCATGTTGCGCAGCACCTTCTCCAGGTTGGCGAGGGGCTGCGCGCCCAGGCCGGTCGAGCGGTAGAGGTCGGCGATGCCGCCCTCGTCCCGTTTGAGCAGGGCGTAGCCGTCGGAGCCCGTGTCGTCGGCCTGATCGTTCTCGCCGCGCAGCCGCGACTTGGCGGAGCTGTGGGGGTAGGCGTCGAGCAGGGCGAGCAGCGCGACCTCTTCGCCGAGCTCTTCGAGGCGGGTGGCGACGGCCTGGGCGAGGGTGCCGCCGACGGACCAGCCGAGGAGGTGGTAGGGGCCGGTGGGCTGGACCGTGCGGATCTCCTCCGCGTAGTCGGCGGCCATCTCCTCGATGCTGCCGGGCAGCCGCTCGGGGCGGGCGAGGCCCCGGGCCTGGATCCCGTAGAGCGGCACGTCGGCGGGGAGGTACGGCAGGAGCGCCGCGTAGCCCCAGCTCAGACCCATGCCGGGGTGCAGGCAGAACAGTGGCGGGCGGCTGCCCTCGGGGCGCAGCGGGAGCAGCACGTCGAGGTCGCCGCGGGTCTGCCCCGGGCGCCGCCGTCCGGCCGTCTCGGGGGCGCGGCGCAGGGCCAGTTCGCCGGTGGCGGTCCACCGCGCGCGGTCGCCGGTGCGGAACATCCGCGTGCCCGGGGTGCCGTGGGGGTCGGCGACGAACCGCTCGCCGGTGGCAGCGGGCCGGTCCGCG harbors:
- a CDS encoding MbtH family protein; the encoded protein is MTNPFDNENGSFLVLVNDEGQHSLWPVFAEIPDGWTTAHGAAGREECLAYIEENWTDMRPKSLVAEMDRTAAP